In one Hemitrygon akajei chromosome 3, sHemAka1.3, whole genome shotgun sequence genomic region, the following are encoded:
- the LOC140724335 gene encoding mucin-4-like — MPKRSVNITLRLQGVNVTVLSTRNSPNYISLTNITTGKVYGILSNLERFAENSNPVFWSQGEIVTTAVVSSFTYNGNKTIIDYLNNRLSTVIQDAFNNRRRFSRDLNPDDVQFGPLNEDDVKDVTTLSTEDLLRYLSCNQSTFSGYKLEWDDEKGAICQSPCEMNYCMNEAECQHLTTGPSCKCVDRTIYSSYGKHCEHLSIKLGAFFGILFGALGFVVIVLSIIMWICKPPKKGGRVSDMSSEKS; from the exons ATGCCAAAGAGATCAGTCAATATTACATTGAGGCTACAAGGTGTGAATGTGACTGTCTTAAGCACAAGAAACAGTCCAAATTACATCTCTCTGACTAACATCACCACAGGAAAG GTCTACGGAATTCTGTCCAATTTAGAAAGATTTGCCGAGAATTCTAACCCTGTGTTTTG GTCTCAAGGAGAAATAGTAACCACTGCTGTTGTATCATCATTCACCTACAATGGAAACAAGACCATCATTGATTACTTGAACAATAGATTGTCCACTGTGATTCAAGATGCCTTTAATAACCGACGTCGGTTTAGTCGAGACCTGAACCCTGATGATGTTCAGTTTGGACCTTTAAATGAAGATGATGTTAAGGATGTAACTACAC TATCAACTGAGGATTTGTTGAGGTACTTAAGCTGCAATCAAAGTACTTTTAGCGGGTACAAACTAGAATGGGATGATGAAAAAGGGGCAATTTGCCAATCCCCCTGTGAGATGAATTACTGTATGAATGAAGCCGAGTGCCAGCATCTGACAACTGGACCTTCATGCAA GTGCGTTGACAGGACCATATATTCCAGTTATGGCAAACACTGTGAACATCTATCCATAAAGTTGGGCGCCTTTTTCGGCATTCTATTTGGAGCTTTGGGCTTCGTGGTGATAGTATTATCTATCATTATGTGGATATGTAAACCTCCCAAAAAGGGAGGACGTGTAAGTGATATGAGCAG CGAAAAAAGTTAA